The DNA sequence CCTCGCGGCGCAGCGCCCGGTTGATGTCCACCGGCCGGCTCGCGTTGGTGATGCCGTACTCCGACAGCGCGACGACGGTGTGCCCTCCCGCGGCCGCGAAGTCGAGCAGCGGCTTCAGCGCGGTGTCGATCTCGCGTGCGGCCGCCGCGGCCTGGGGCGCGTCCGGGCCGAAGCGCTGCAGGTCGTAGTCCAGGTGCGGGAGGTAGACCAGCGTGGTGTCGGGCCGGTCCTCCGCCATGATCTTCCGCGCGGCGGCGATGATCCACTTCGACGACGTGATCGCGGCCGTCGGGCCCCAGTAGGTGAACAGCGGGAACTCGCCGAGGGCGCCGACCAGGCGGTCGTGCAGCTGCGGCGGGTGGGTGTAGGCGTCCGGGGACTTCTTGCCGTCGGCGTGGTAGATCGGCCGCGGGGTGACGGTCAGGTCGACGTCCATGCCCATCGCGTACCACCAGCACACGTTGGCGACCTTGTGCCCGGCCTGGGCGCGCCGCGCCGCGTCCCAGAACTTGTCGCCCCGGACCAGCTTGTTGTGCTGGCGCCAGAGGAAGATCTCGCCGAGGTCGCGGAAGTACCAGCCGTTGCCGACGATGCCGTGCCCGGCCGGCTGCAGCCCGGTGAGGAACGTGGACTGCACCGAGCAGGTGACCGCGGGGAACACGGTGTCGAGCTGCGCGGTGAAGCCGGGTTCGGCCATCTTGCGCAGGTTCGGCATGTGCGGGAGCAGCCGGGGCGTCAAGCCCACGACGTCGAGAACGAGCAAACTCATCGGGTTACCTCTTCCAAGCCCAGTCCGATCAGGGAACGCCGGGTCCAGTCCAGCTCGGCGGTGATGCCCGCGACGAGCCCGGCGTCGTCGGCGGGTGCGTCCGGGAGCACCCGCCAGGTGTAGGTCTCGACCTCGATGTGGTCGGTGCGCGCGGTGGCGCCGCCGAACAGCTCGGCCAGGGTCGACGTCAGCACCGGCCGGGTCGACGTCAGCGGCGGTGCCGGGTCGGCGTGCAGCGGCACGTGGAAGTGCACCCGCCACGGCGCCTCGCCCGGCAGTCCCCCGGCCAGCGCGAGATCGAGGTCGTCGGCGCCCGGCGGGGCGCCTTCGTTGCTCTGGTGCAGGAACCGGGGCTCCACAAAGGACTGCAACGCCTCGCGCGTCGCGGGATCCGCCGGGTTCGCGGCTTCGAGGGCGGCCGACGCCTGGAGCTTGACGACGTCCAGCCCGGCCGCCTCCAGCCGGCCCAGCGCGGCCGCCGGGTCCTCGAACCCGACCGCGAGGTGACACGTGTCGAGGCAGACGCCCAGCCAGTCCTTGTCCACCTCGGACAGCAGCGACGCCGCCTGCGCCGTGGTCTCGATGACACAGCCGGGCTCCGGCTCGAACGCCACGCGCACCGGACGCTCCTGCTTCGCCAGCCCCTTGGCCAGCAGTTCGAGCTGACCGCCGTCGTCCCGCCACTCGGTGCGCCAGCCCAGCGGCAAAGTCGAGACGCTGCCACGGACGGCGTCCTCGGGCAGCAGCTCGCCCAGTAGCCGCGCGAGGTCGAGGGTGTACTGCGTCCGCTCGGGCGTCGACCAGTCCGGCCGGTAGACCTTGTGCTTGACGACCGGGTCGTGGAACCCCTGGTACGGGAACCCGTTGAGCGTGACGACCTCCAGGCCGCGCGTGGCCAGCTCGGTGCGCAGCCTCGCCACCGCCGCCGGATCGGAGACCAGCTCGGTCGCCACCGGCCGGGCCAGCCACAGGCCGAGCCCGAGCCGGTCGACGCCCAGGCGCTCCCGCACCGGCTCGCCGAAGCGGGCCAGCTGCGTGAGCACGCCGTCGAGGTCCTCGGCCTGGTGCACGTTGGTGCAGTAGGCGAGGTGGACGAGCGTGCCGTCGGGATGCCGGAACCTCACTTGCGCGCACCTCGCAGGATCGAGTTGCCCGCGAACTCGGCTTCCGGCGCCTCGCCGTCCAGCGAGAGGCGCCCGCTCTGGCCGTAGAACTCCACCGGGTTGCGCCACAGCACCAGGTCGACGTCGTCCTCGCCGAACCCGGCGGCCAGCATCGCGTCACCGGTCTTGCGGGTCTTGAGCGGGTCGCTCTTGCCCCAGTCGGCCGCGGAGTTCACCAGCACGCGCTCGGTCCCGTACTCCCGGAGGATCGCGACCATCCGCTCTTCGTCCATCTTCGTGTCCGGGTAGATCGAGAACCCCATCCAGGAGCCGGAGTCCTTGACCATCGCGACGGTCACCTCGTTGAGGTGGTCGAGCACGACCCGCTCGGGCGCGATGCCGGACTCGCGGACGACGGCGATGCTGCGCTCGGTGCCGGCCGCCTTGTCGCGGTGCGGCGTGTGCACCATCGCGGGCAGCTCGTGGTCGATCGCCAGCGCCAGTTGCGCGGCGAACACCTTGTCCTCCTCGGCGGTCATCGAGTCGTAGCCGATCTCGCCGACCGCGACCACGCCGTCCTTCTCCAGGTACCGCGGCAGCAGGTCGAGCACAGGCGCGCAGCGGGGATCGTTGGCCTCCTTGGGGTTCAGCGCGATCGTGCAGTGGTGGGTGATGCCGAACTGGCTCGCGCGGAACGGCTCCCAG is a window from the Amycolatopsis sp. NBC_00355 genome containing:
- a CDS encoding alkaline phosphatase family protein encodes the protein MSLLVLDVVGLTPRLLPHMPNLRKMAEPGFTAQLDTVFPAVTCSVQSTFLTGLQPAGHGIVGNGWYFRDLGEIFLWRQHNKLVRGDKFWDAARRAQAGHKVANVCWWYAMGMDVDLTVTPRPIYHADGKKSPDAYTHPPQLHDRLVGALGEFPLFTYWGPTAAITSSKWIIAAARKIMAEDRPDTTLVYLPHLDYDLQRFGPDAPQAAAAAREIDTALKPLLDFAAAGGHTVVALSEYGITNASRPVDINRALRREGLLNVYVQAGMEYLDPWTSRAFAVADHQAAHVYVADPADIPRVRDIVAGLSGVDVVLDREGQAGIGIDHERAGELVAIAEPDAWFTYYYWLSDDRAPDFAKTVEIHRKPGYDPAELFFDPNDPRVKLKAAAALARKKLGLRYSMQVVPLDPAPVRGSHGRLPDSPEDGPVLLCSDPVFAREKVHATEVKELLLAAAVRTG
- the eboE gene encoding metabolite traffic protein EboE, which encodes MRFRHPDGTLVHLAYCTNVHQAEDLDGVLTQLARFGEPVRERLGVDRLGLGLWLARPVATELVSDPAAVARLRTELATRGLEVVTLNGFPYQGFHDPVVKHKVYRPDWSTPERTQYTLDLARLLGELLPEDAVRGSVSTLPLGWRTEWRDDGGQLELLAKGLAKQERPVRVAFEPEPGCVIETTAQAASLLSEVDKDWLGVCLDTCHLAVGFEDPAAALGRLEAAGLDVVKLQASAALEAANPADPATREALQSFVEPRFLHQSNEGAPPGADDLDLALAGGLPGEAPWRVHFHVPLHADPAPPLTSTRPVLTSTLAELFGGATARTDHIEVETYTWRVLPDAPADDAGLVAGITAELDWTRRSLIGLGLEEVTR
- a CDS encoding TatD family hydrolase, which codes for MRIFDPHIHMSSRTTDDYAAMHAAGVRALVEPAFWLGQPRTSVGSFTDYFDALVGWEPFRASQFGITHHCTIALNPKEANDPRCAPVLDLLPRYLEKDGVVAVGEIGYDSMTAEEDKVFAAQLALAIDHELPAMVHTPHRDKAAGTERSIAVVRESGIAPERVVLDHLNEVTVAMVKDSGSWMGFSIYPDTKMDEERMVAILREYGTERVLVNSAADWGKSDPLKTRKTGDAMLAAGFGEDDVDLVLWRNPVEFYGQSGRLSLDGEAPEAEFAGNSILRGARK